Proteins encoded within one genomic window of Felis catus isolate Fca126 chromosome C1, F.catus_Fca126_mat1.0, whole genome shotgun sequence:
- the LOC101085650 gene encoding C-X-C chemokine receptor type 2, with protein sequence MIVFMENIGNDTDWWELMDEFANFTGTPPTEEYSPCRIEIETLNKYAVLVIYALVFMLSLLGNSLVILVVLYSQVSRSVTDVYLLNLAIADLLFALTLPIWAASKAKGWIFGTFLCKVVSFLKEVNFYSGILLLACISVDRYLAIVHATRTLTRKRHWVKFICLGIWALSLLLALPIFIFREAIKPPYSSPVCYEDMGANTAKWRMVLRVLPQIFGFLLPLMVMLLCYGLTLRTLFEAHMGQKHRAMRVIFAVVLIFLLCWLPYNLVLIADTLMRLRAIKETCERRNDIGRALDATEILGFFHSCLNPIIYAFIGQKFRHGLIKIMAIHGLISKEHLSKDSRPSFVGSSSGNTSTTF encoded by the coding sequence ATGATTGTCTTCATGGAAAATATTGGGAATGACACTGATTGGTGGGAGTTGATGGACGAGTTTGCAAATTTCACTGGCACACCACCCACAGAAGAATATAGTCCCTGTAGGATAGAGATtgaaacactcaacaaatatgCCGTACTGGTCATCTATGCCCTGGTCTTCATGCTGAGCCTGCTGGGAAACTCCCTGGTGATACTAGTTGTCTTATACAGTCAGGTCAGCCGATCTGTCACTGATGTCTATCTGCTGAACCTGGCCATAGCTGACTTGCTCTTCGCCCTGACCTTACCTATCTGGGCTGCCTCCAAGGCAAAGGGCTGGATCTTTGGCACATTCCTGTGCAAGGTGGTCTCTTTTCTGAAGGAAGTAAATTTCTACAGTGGTATTTTACTACTGGCCTGCATCAGTGTGGACCGCTACCTGGCCATTGTCCATGCCACACGCACGCTGACTCGGAAGCGGCACTGGGTCAAGTTCATATGCTTAGGCATCTGGGCCCTGTCCTTGCTCTTGGCCCTGCCCATCTTCATATTCCGTGAGGCCATCAAGCCCCCCTATTCCAGCCCAGTCTGCTATGAGGACATGGGTGCCAATACTGCAAAATGGCGGATGGTGTTGAGGGTCCTGCCCCAGATTTTTGGCTTCCTCCTGCCCTTGATGGTCATGCTGCTTTGCTATGGACTCACCCTGCGCACGCTGTTTGAGGCCCACATGGGGCAGAAACACCGGGCCATGAGGGTCATCTTTGCTGTCGTGCTCATCTTCTTGCTCTGCTGGCTGCCCTACAACCTGGTCCTGATCGCAGACACCCTCATGAGGCTCCGGGCGATCAAAGAGACCTGTGAGCGCCGCAATGACATTGGCCGGGCCCTGGATGCCACCGAGATTCTGGGCTTCTTCCACAGCTGCCTCAATCCCATCATCTACGCCTTCATTGGCCAGAAGTTTCGCCATGGACTCATCAAGATCATGGCCATCCATGGCCTCATCAGCAAGGAGCACTTGTCCAAGGACAGCAGGCCTTCCTTTGTTGGCTCTTCTTCAGGGAACACTTCTACTACCTTCTAG